One Rosa chinensis cultivar Old Blush chromosome 3, RchiOBHm-V2, whole genome shotgun sequence DNA window includes the following coding sequences:
- the LOC112195243 gene encoding uncharacterized protein LOC112195243: MSFRSMLKVSFLMLLAVTLAATSAHARLDLFGQLLTSKNQPEPNSECQKIPFLLCDRICDACVCDRRVPQAAECFCGKWKPFAELQKYDGAQVQVIEKEKSNIAVESSGAIPYTECIKTCDKCFCTQKWPPESNVCICGDNNKSKKPVVLVQEEKLISSKLKSVTMPYSECQKTCTHVCACTAIWPPELAICVCGDPIKSVTTKAAEELHKELDLVSKPVAKSVGGFIPYPECIEKCDECVICTLPYPIEFALCYCGKKTDSDSKKPAIEYAEKLLTELHVAKPVAKSVGGFIPYPECIEKCDECVICTKPLPIEAALCYCGKKTESEGRALPRLA; this comes from the exons ATGAGTTTCAGAAGTATGTTGAAAGTGAGTTTCTTAATGTTGCTTGCCGTGACATTGGCAGCAACTAGTGCTCATGCTCGCTTAGACCTATTTGGCCAGCTCCTTACCTCTAAGAACCAGCCAGAACCTAATTCGG AATGCCAGAAAATTCCATTTCTATTGTGCGACCGTATCTGTGACGCTTGCGTTTGCGATAGGCGTGTGCCACAAGCTGCAGAGTGCTTTTGCGGAAAGTGGAAACCATTTGCAGAACTCCAGAAATATG ATGGGGCACAAGTGCAGgtgatagaaaaagaaaaatcaaatattGCAGTTGAGTCTTCAGGCGCCATTCCATATACAGAATGCATAAAAACTTGCGACAAATGTTTTTGTACACAAAAGTGGCCCCCTGAGAGCAATGTGTGCATTTGCGGAGACAACAACAAGTCCAAGAAGCCAGTTGTTTTGGTTCAAGAAGAGAAACTGATTAGCAGCAAACTGAAATCAGTGACGATGCCATATTCAGAATGCCAGAAAACCTGCACGCATGTTTGCGCTTGTACAGCAATTTGGCCACCTGAACTAGCAATCTGCGTTTGTGGTGACCCCATCAAATCAGTAACCACTAAAGCGGCCG AAGAATTGCATAAAGAACTcgacttggtctccaagccagTTGCAAAATCAGTGGGAGGCTTTATTCCATATCCGGAATGCATTGAAAAATGTGACGAGTGCGTAATTTGCACTTTGCCTTATCCAATTGAGTTTGCATTATGCTATTGTGGTAAAAAGACTGATTCTGACTCCAAGAAACCAGCAATCGAATATGCGG AAAAATTGCTTACAGAATTACACGTAGCCAAACCAGTTGCAAAATCAGTGGGTGGCTTTATTCCATATCCGGAATGCATAGAGAAATGTGATGAGTGTGTAATTTGCACTAAACCTCTTCCAATTGAGGCTGCATTATGCTATTGCGGTAAGAAGACCGAATCTGAAGGCAGAGCCCTCCCCCGTCTAGCTTAG
- the LOC112193317 gene encoding rhicadhesin receptor has protein sequence MAAAILAVFVMTFAMVFGNSAADPDLLQDICVADLTSATKVNGFACKDAANATAEDFFFAGLAKPGLTNNTFGSLVTAANVQKIPGLNTLGVSLARIDYAPGGINPPHTHPRATEIVFVLEGALNVGFITTANKLISKTISKGEVFVFPKGLVHFQKNNGKVPAAVIAGFNSQLQGTANIALTLFAATPPVADDVLTTTFQVGTKQIEKIKSRLAPKN, from the exons ATGGCGGCAGCTATCCTGGCAGTGTTTGTGATGACTTTTGCTATGGTCTTTGGCAACTCTGCTGCTGATCCGGACTTGCTTCAAGATATTTGTGTTGCAGACCTCACTTCCG CGACGAAAGTCAATGGGTTCGCGTGCAAGGACGCAGCAAATGCAACAGCAGAGGACTTCTTCTTTGCCGGACTAGCAAAGCCAGGCCTCACCAACAACACCTTTGGCTCTTTGGTGACTGCAGCCAATGTGCAGAAGATCCCAGGTCTCAACACCCTAGGCGTGTCGTTGGCCCGTATTGACTATGCTCCCGGAGGCATCAACCCACCTCACACTCACCCACGAGCCACTGAAATAGTCTTTGTTCTTGAAGGTGCATTGAATGTTGGGTTCATAACCACAGCTAACAAACTCATTTCCAAGACTATTTCCAAAGGTGAAGTCTTTGTGTTCCCAAAGGGGTTGGTTCATTTCCAGAAGAACAATGGCAAGGTCCCTGCTGCCGTGATCGCCGGGTTTAACTCACAGTTGCAAGGCACCGCCAACATTGCCCTCACATTGTTCGCTGCCACACCTCCAGTGGCAGACGATGTGTTGACTACGACATTCCAAGTTGGCACCAAGCAGATCGAGAAGATCAAGTCAAGGCTTGCACCCAAGAACTAG
- the LOC112195196 gene encoding rhicadhesin receptor, producing the protein MAAISALFVMTFAIVFSNSAADPDMLQDICVADYASAVKMNGFACKNAANATAEDFFFAGLAKPGLTNNTFGSLVTVANVQTIPGLNTLGVSLARIDYAPGGINPPHTHPRATEIVFVLEGSLDVGFITTANKLISKTIAKGEVFVFPKGLVHFQKNNGKVPASVIAGFNSQLQGTANIALTLFAASPPVEDDVLTSTFQVGTKEIKKIKAKFAPKA; encoded by the exons ATGGCGGCTATTTCGGCACTGTTTGTGATGACTTTTGCCATCGTCTTCAGCAACTCAGCTGCTGATCCAGACATGCTTCAAGATATCTGTGTCGCCGACTACGCTTCAG CGGTGAAAATGAATGGTTTCGCTTGCAAGAACGCAGCAAATGCAACAGCAGAGGACTTCTTCTTTGCCGGACTAGCCAAGCCAGGTCTCACCAACAACACCTTCGGCTCTCTGGTGACTGTAGCTAATGTCCAGACGATTCCAGGCCTCAACACCCTCGGGGTCTCCCTAGCCCGAATTGACTATGCTCCCGGAGGCATCAACCCACCTCACACTCACCCACGCGCCACCGAGATAGTCTTCGTGCTCGAAGGTTCGTTGGATGTTGGGTTCATTACCACAGCAAACAAGCTCATTTCCAAGACCATTGCCAAGGGTGAAGTGTTTGTGTTCCCAAAGGGATTAGTTCACTTCCAGAAGAACAATGGTAAGGTCCCTGCTTCCGTGATCGCCGGGTTCAACTCTCAGCTGCAGGGTACCGCCAATATTGCCCTCACATTGTTCGCCGCCTCGCCACCGGTGGAGGATGATGTGTTGACCAGTACTTTCCAGGTTGGTACTAAAGAGATTAAGAAGATCAAGGCAAAGTTTGCACCCAAGGCCTAG